A portion of the Diprion similis isolate iyDipSimi1 chromosome 4, iyDipSimi1.1, whole genome shotgun sequence genome contains these proteins:
- the LOC124405307 gene encoding transcription factor Sp9 has protein sequence MLTDMTPAAAGQLYPQLQSIAKSPASHVDHPGLRGTPLAMLAAQCNKLSSKSPPPLADAAVGKGFHPWKKSPQSSGSSPQHSGGGGGGGGCTTTTGVTQRPTATSSAGSTGGYARPPVTSCASTAPQYGSDLYFPGTASAQPASDPHHHQSSLLGKVEGATLGSVYGRHPYESWPFNAMPGATHGGIKAGDGGWWDVHSAATGGWLDVSGTVGVGVHAAQMANYSADYSTSLALAGNHLLGSTTAGHNLLQDTYKSMLPGGPPGFGLHHHATSGGGAGSPQGAGGAGVAQAPSPRSQRRYTGRATCDCPNCQEAERLGPAGVHLRKKNIHSCHIPGCGKVYGKTSHLKAHLRWHTAAPSNPHRRKEIRLPGLQQAIHAQRPPREARQDAQQQQQQRQQRGEQRQGGGGGGQLVGRVLLRQRGQRESAESHFGAPGSGGPGQQHGGSAEHQQHPAATGNPHDPNADDPSNPADTPSSPPPASPAANGPPPPPSSSRNHRGSHHPPPSSSSHGDEHALSPVGPGAACANNATALGSPLSYPLNLNLIHHHHHHHHQAAAVAAAAAAAAAANHHHNSYSMQQNPGTPGTAQTPSPSSPAPVHSL, from the exons aTGCTGACCGACATGACTCCGGCGGCGGCCGGACAGCTTTATCCGCAGCTACAATCCATCGCCAAGTCCCCAGCTAGTCACGTG GATCACCCGGGGCTGCGCGGAACCCCGCTGGCTATGCTGGCAGCGCAGTGCAACAAGCTGAGCAGCAAAAGTCCGCCACCCTTGGCGGACGCAGCGGTGGGCAAGGGGTTCCACCCGTGGAAAAAGAGCCCGCAGAGCAGCGGGAGCTCGCCGCAACACTCGGGgggcggcggtggcggcggcggctGCACGACCACAACGGGGGTGACGCAGAGGCCGACGGCGACGAGCAGCGCCGGTAGCACCGGAGGCTACGCCAGGCCTCCGGTAACCTCGTGCGCCTCGACGGCCCCCCAGTACGGAAGCGACCTCTACTTTCCCGGCACGGCTAGCGCCCAGCCGGCGAGCGacccccaccaccaccagAGCAGCCTGCTCGGTAAGGTGGAGGGTGCGACCCTGGGTTCCGTGTACGGAAGACACCCTTACGAGTCGTGGCCGTTCAACGCTATGCCGGGAGCGACGCACGGCGGTATCAAGGCCGGGGACGGGGGCTGGTGGGACGTTCACAGCGCGGCGACCGGCGGGTGGCTGGACGTCAGCGGGaccgtcggcgtcggcgtccaCGCCGCCCAGATGGCCAACTACTCGGCGGATTACTCGACGAGCCTCGCCCTCGCCGGCAATCACTTGTTGGGCTCGACGACGGCCGGCCATAATCTGCTTCAAGACACTTACAAGTCGATGCTGCCCGGCGGGCCACCCGGCTTCGGGTTGCACCACCACGCGACGAGCGGGGGCGGGGCCGGGAGCCCCCAGGGGGCCGGAGGCGCCGGCGTTGCCCAGGCACCCTCGCCGAGGTCGCAGAGGAGATACACCGGCCGGGCGACCTGCGACTGCCCGAACTGCCAGGAGGCAGAGCGACTCGGACCTGCCGGTGTTCACCTGAGGAAGAAGAACATCCACAGCTGCCACATCCCCGGGTGCGGGAAGGTCTACGGGAAGACGTCTCATCTGAAGGCCCATTTGCGGTGGCACACTG CGGCACCTTCGAACCCACACCGGAGAAAAGAGATTCGCCTGCCCGGTCTGCAACAAGCGATTCATGCGCAGCGACCACCTCGCGAAGCACGTCAAGAcgcacagcagcagcagcagcagcggcagcagcggGGCGAGCAAAGGCAAGGGGGCGGCGGGGGCGGGCAGCTCGTCGGCCGAGTCCTGCTCCGACAGCGAGGACAACGCGAGTCAGCAGAGTCCCATTTCGGGGCCCCTGGTTCAGGGGGCCCTGGACAGCAGCACGGCGGGTCAGCCGAGCACCAACAGCACCCAGCAGCAACCGGCAACCCCCATGACCCCAATGCAGATGACCCCTCCAACCCCGCTGACACCCCATCATCCCCACCACCCGCATCTCCCGCCGCTAATGGGCCACCACCCccaccatcatcatcacgCAACCACCGTGGTTCCCACCACccaccaccatcatcatcatcacacGGGGATGAGCATGCACTGAGCCCGGTGGGGCCCGGAGCCGCATGCGCCAACAACGCAACGGCCCTGGGCTCCCCCCTATCTTACCCCCTGAACCTTAACCTgatccaccaccaccatcatcaccatcatcaggCCGCTGCGGTCGCCGCAGCCGCGGCAGCCGCGGCCGCCGCCAATCATCACCACAATTCCTACTCTATGCAGCAAAATCCTGGCACCCCGGGCACGGCGCAGACCCCCTCACCCTCCTCACCCGCCCCTGTACATAGTCTCTAG